One Mycolicibacterium sarraceniae genomic window carries:
- a CDS encoding nuclear transport factor 2 family protein, whose amino-acid sequence MEVTVSDRLADIHAIRDVVALYCRGVDRLDLDLVRQAYHPDGIDHHIGFDGTVDEFVPWLGRGLEFLAGTMHFIGNHHVDFVGDDIAISETYLTATHWGKPDQGKANFTTGARYVDHMERRDGRWAIAERWAVREWTRPDVFVAPERPGPRGTRDADDPLSVLVKRFGV is encoded by the coding sequence ATGGAGGTTACGGTGTCTGACCGATTGGCTGACATTCATGCGATCCGCGATGTGGTCGCGCTCTACTGCCGCGGTGTGGACCGGCTCGACCTGGACCTGGTGCGTCAGGCCTACCATCCCGACGGCATCGACCACCACATCGGTTTCGACGGCACCGTCGACGAGTTCGTACCGTGGCTCGGCAGAGGCCTCGAGTTCCTGGCAGGGACAATGCATTTCATAGGTAACCATCACGTCGACTTCGTCGGCGACGATATCGCGATCAGCGAGACGTATTTGACGGCAACGCATTGGGGCAAGCCTGACCAGGGAAAGGCCAACTTCACCACCGGTGCGCGCTACGTCGACCATATGGAGCGCCGGGACGGCAGATGGGCGATCGCCGAACGCTGGGCCGTGCGCGAATGGACCCGTCCGGACGTGTTCGTCGCCCCCGAACGCCCCGGCCCCCGCGGCACCCGCGACGCTGACGATCCGCTGTCCGTCCTTGTGAAACGGTTCGGCGTGTAG
- a CDS encoding SDR family oxidoreductase produces the protein MGDFNALPGTAIVVGGTGGIGSAIVAMLAARGSRVGFTYYGNATKAAALATAEITGEQLDITDAAAVRHVIDTFAEQGGVHTVVHAAGAHVPMRHLSTVDPERFDQQLGTDTGGFFNVIAAALPHLRSARGSLVAVTTAATRRFAVRDGLSVAPKAAIEALIRGIAAEEGRFGVRANCVGPGMLVDGNAERLIADGDLDEKALDAARRNTPLGRFGVAADIAEAVCFLASPRAGFITGQKLDVDGGYGV, from the coding sequence GTGGGTGACTTCAATGCGCTGCCGGGCACCGCGATCGTCGTCGGTGGCACCGGCGGCATCGGGTCGGCGATCGTCGCGATGCTGGCCGCGCGCGGATCGCGGGTGGGTTTCACGTACTACGGCAACGCGACCAAGGCTGCCGCACTCGCCACTGCGGAGATCACCGGCGAACAGCTCGACATCACCGATGCCGCAGCGGTGCGGCACGTCATCGACACGTTCGCCGAGCAGGGTGGTGTGCACACCGTGGTCCACGCCGCTGGTGCCCACGTCCCGATGCGCCACCTCAGCACTGTCGACCCGGAACGCTTCGATCAGCAGCTCGGTACCGATACCGGTGGGTTCTTCAACGTCATCGCCGCGGCCCTCCCACACCTGCGGAGCGCGCGCGGCAGTCTGGTGGCGGTGACGACAGCGGCGACGCGTCGCTTCGCCGTCCGCGACGGACTGTCGGTAGCCCCCAAGGCCGCCATCGAGGCGTTGATCCGGGGGATCGCGGCCGAGGAAGGCCGCTTTGGTGTGCGTGCCAACTGTGTCGGGCCCGGCATGCTGGTCGACGGCAACGCCGAACGCCTGATCGCCGACGGTGACCTCGACGAGAAGGCGCTCGACGCCGCTCGCCGCAACACCCCGTTGGGACGTTTCGGTGTCGCCGCCGACATCGCCGAAGCGGTCTGCTTTCTCGCCTCCCCGCGAGCGGGGTTCATCACCGGCCAAAAGCTCGATGTAGATGGAGGTTACGGTGTCTGA
- a CDS encoding carotenoid oxygenase family protein: MTDITTDSANLPTQGQFFQRGNYAPVPDELTEYTLPVEGAIPPELDGWYLRNGPNPRAATGHWFTGDGMLHGVRLEGGAAKWYRNRWVRTDSFLDPFPLYREDGTRDLRAAVANTHVVNHAGKTLALVESSLPYEVTNDLETVGCYDFGGKLVDSMTAHPKICPTTGELHFFGYGSIFAPHVTYHRADANGELTINRPVDVKALTMMHDFALTAQHVIFMDLPIVFNLDIALKGEGDMPYRWDDAYGARLGVLRRDDPFGEIRWFEIDPCYVFHVANAHETPDGKSLVLQAVRYAELWRDNGGFDANAVLWSWTIDLQSGTVSERQLDDRAVEFPRIDDRLAGLPARYCVSVGDASLVRHDLVTGSAVEHRFATGLAPGGPGEAVFVPSASGPTDESNGWYMAYVYDAARDGSDLVILDASDFAGEPVAKIQLPRRVPYGFHGNWIPA; encoded by the coding sequence ATGACGGACATCACCACCGATTCAGCCAACTTGCCCACCCAGGGTCAGTTCTTTCAGCGTGGCAACTACGCGCCGGTGCCGGACGAACTGACCGAATACACGCTTCCTGTCGAGGGCGCCATCCCACCCGAGCTCGACGGCTGGTATCTGCGCAACGGGCCGAACCCGCGTGCGGCCACCGGCCACTGGTTCACCGGCGACGGCATGCTCCACGGCGTGCGCCTCGAGGGCGGTGCGGCCAAGTGGTATCGCAACCGCTGGGTGCGCACCGACAGCTTCCTCGATCCGTTCCCGCTCTACCGCGAGGACGGAACACGCGACCTGCGAGCCGCGGTCGCCAACACTCACGTCGTCAATCACGCCGGTAAGACGCTGGCGCTGGTCGAGTCGTCACTGCCGTACGAGGTCACCAATGATCTGGAAACGGTCGGCTGCTATGACTTCGGCGGCAAGCTGGTCGACTCGATGACCGCGCACCCCAAGATCTGCCCGACCACCGGGGAACTGCATTTCTTCGGCTACGGCAGCATTTTCGCGCCGCACGTCACCTACCACCGCGCCGATGCCAATGGAGAGTTGACCATCAACCGTCCGGTCGACGTGAAGGCGCTGACGATGATGCACGACTTCGCGCTGACCGCGCAGCACGTCATCTTCATGGACTTGCCGATCGTGTTCAACCTCGACATCGCGCTCAAGGGTGAGGGCGATATGCCCTACCGCTGGGACGACGCCTACGGCGCCCGGCTGGGTGTGTTGCGCCGCGACGACCCGTTCGGCGAGATCCGCTGGTTCGAGATCGACCCCTGTTACGTGTTCCACGTCGCCAACGCCCACGAGACGCCCGACGGTAAATCGCTTGTCCTGCAGGCGGTTCGGTATGCCGAATTGTGGCGTGACAACGGTGGATTCGACGCTAACGCGGTGCTGTGGAGCTGGACCATCGACCTGCAGAGCGGCACCGTCAGCGAGCGTCAGCTCGACGACCGGGCAGTGGAATTTCCGCGGATCGACGATCGGCTGGCCGGGCTGCCGGCCCGCTACTGCGTCTCGGTCGGCGACGCCAGCCTGGTGCGGCACGACCTGGTCACCGGCAGTGCCGTCGAACATCGTTTCGCCACCGGATTGGCGCCGGGTGGTCCGGGCGAGGCGGTCTTCGTACCGTCGGCGTCGGGCCCGACCGACGAGAGCAACGGCTGGTACATGGCGTACGTGTACGACGCCGCGCGTGACGGCAGCGATCTGGTGATCTTGGACGCCTCCGATTTCGCCGGCGAGCCGGTCGCCAAGATTCAGCTGCCGCGCCGCGTCCCCTACGGTTTCCACGGCAACTGGATTCCTGCCTAG
- a CDS encoding PadR family transcriptional regulator, translating to MSLRYAALGLLAQQPGSGYDLLKRFEISMANVWPATQSQLYGELNKLASAGLIEVSDIGPRGRKEYRVTDAGRVDLLRWMTNPQDDPPYRSAELLRVFLLSEMTHEQARAYVTAVAEHSEAELARYEQLRDAIDWDDNPAGFYGRAALEFGLRAQAMETDWARWLIREIDKTSD from the coding sequence GTGAGTCTTCGGTACGCGGCGCTCGGCCTTCTGGCACAGCAGCCCGGCAGCGGGTACGACCTGCTCAAGCGGTTCGAAATCTCGATGGCCAACGTCTGGCCGGCCACCCAGAGCCAGCTCTACGGCGAGCTCAACAAGCTGGCCAGCGCCGGCCTGATCGAGGTCAGCGATATCGGTCCGCGCGGCCGCAAGGAGTACCGCGTCACCGACGCCGGCCGTGTGGACCTGCTGCGCTGGATGACCAATCCCCAGGACGACCCGCCGTATCGCAGCGCCGAACTGCTGCGCGTGTTCCTGCTCAGCGAGATGACGCATGAGCAGGCCAGAGCCTACGTCACCGCCGTGGCCGAGCATTCCGAAGCCGAATTGGCCCGCTACGAGCAGCTGCGCGACGCCATCGACTGGGATGACAACCCCGCCGGTTTCTACGGGCGGGCAGCCCTGGAATTCGGATTGCGCGCCCAAGCGATGGAGACCGACTGGGCGCGCTGGCTGATCAGGGAAATCGACAAGACATCAGATTAA
- a CDS encoding PadR family transcriptional regulator — translation MNTPFPQFGGPDMGRPGFGPGFGPGFGFAPAGRGRRGERHGRREHRDQSSAQLRDQFREHGDVHDGPAFGPRGGFGPGFGPGFGPGGFGPGFGPGGFGAGGRGGRRGHGRSRGKRGDVRAAILKLLAERPMHGYEMIQEIAERTQDLWKPSPGSVYPTLQLLVDEGLLVATESEGSKKLFELTDEGRVAVEKIETAPWDEITEGADPGQVNIRAAVGQLFGAVRQAAFAANSEQQQRIIDIVNNARREIYQILGESE, via the coding sequence ATGAACACCCCATTTCCCCAGTTCGGCGGCCCTGACATGGGTCGCCCCGGCTTCGGCCCGGGCTTCGGTCCCGGCTTCGGCTTTGCCCCAGCGGGTCGCGGTCGCCGCGGCGAACGCCACGGCCGTCGCGAGCATCGCGACCAATCAAGTGCGCAGCTCCGCGATCAATTCCGCGAGCACGGCGATGTCCACGACGGTCCGGCCTTCGGCCCGCGCGGCGGATTCGGTCCGGGCTTCGGTCCAGGTTTCGGCCCCGGTGGCTTCGGTCCAGGTTTCGGCCCCGGTGGCTTCGGTGCCGGTGGACGCGGCGGTCGCCGCGGACACGGCCGTAGCCGCGGCAAGCGCGGCGACGTGCGCGCCGCAATCCTCAAGCTGCTGGCCGAACGGCCGATGCACGGCTACGAAATGATCCAGGAGATCGCCGAGCGCACCCAGGATCTATGGAAGCCCAGTCCCGGCTCGGTCTACCCGACCCTGCAGCTGCTGGTCGACGAAGGTCTGCTGGTGGCCACCGAATCCGAGGGCAGCAAGAAGCTTTTCGAGCTGACCGACGAGGGCCGCGTGGCCGTCGAGAAGATCGAGACCGCACCGTGGGACGAGATCACCGAAGGTGCCGACCCCGGCCAGGTGAACATCCGCGCCGCAGTCGGCCAGTTGTTCGGCGCCGTACGGCAGGCGGCTTTCGCTGCCAACTCCGAGCAGCAGCAGCGCATCATCGACATCGTCAACAATGCGCGTCGCGAGATCTACCAGATCCTCGGCGAATCCGAGTAA
- the glpK gene encoding glycerol kinase GlpK, whose protein sequence is MADFVASIDQGTTSTRCMIFDHKGTEVGRHQLEHEQILPQSGWVEHNPVEIWERTQTVVKSALNTTKLAAGDLAAVGITNQRETTLVWNRKTGRPYYNAIVWQDTRTDKIAAALDRDGRGDIIRRKAGLPPATYFSGGKLQWILENVDGVRADAERGDALFGTPDTWVLWNLTGGTKGGAHITDVTNASRTMLMNLETLDWDEELLGLFGIPRAMLPEIRPSSSPDPYGTTLAGGSVGGEVPLTASLGDQQAAMVGQVCLAPGEAKNTYGTGNFLLLNTGEKIVRSENGLLTTVCYQFGDAKPVYALEGSIAVTGSAVQWLRDQLGIISGASQSETLAAQVQDNGGVYFVPAFSGLFAPYWRSDARGAIVGLSRYNSNAHVARATLEAICYQSRDVVDAMEADSGVHLEVLKVDGGVTQNELCMQIQADVLGVDVVRPVVAETTALGAAYAAGLAVGFWSDPDDLRANWQEDRRWSPAWNSEQREAGYAGWRKAVQRTLDWVEV, encoded by the coding sequence CTCGATTGACCAAGGCACCACCAGCACCCGCTGCATGATCTTCGATCACAAGGGCACTGAGGTCGGCCGGCACCAGCTCGAGCACGAGCAGATCCTGCCGCAGTCCGGATGGGTCGAACACAACCCGGTCGAGATCTGGGAACGCACCCAAACAGTCGTGAAGTCGGCGCTCAACACCACGAAGCTGGCCGCCGGTGACCTCGCCGCGGTGGGCATCACCAACCAGCGCGAGACCACGCTGGTGTGGAACCGCAAGACGGGCCGGCCGTATTACAACGCGATCGTCTGGCAAGACACCCGCACCGACAAGATCGCGGCCGCGCTGGATCGCGACGGCCGCGGCGACATCATCCGGCGCAAGGCCGGTCTGCCCCCGGCCACCTACTTCTCCGGCGGCAAGCTGCAGTGGATCCTGGAAAATGTCGACGGCGTGCGCGCCGACGCCGAACGCGGTGACGCCCTGTTCGGCACCCCCGACACCTGGGTGCTGTGGAACCTCACCGGCGGAACAAAAGGTGGCGCGCACATCACCGATGTGACCAACGCCAGCCGCACCATGCTGATGAACCTGGAGACCCTCGACTGGGACGAGGAACTGTTGGGGCTCTTCGGTATTCCACGCGCAATGCTGCCCGAGATCCGGCCGTCGTCGTCACCGGACCCCTACGGGACGACGCTGGCCGGTGGCTCCGTCGGCGGCGAGGTACCGCTGACCGCGAGCCTCGGCGATCAGCAGGCCGCGATGGTCGGGCAGGTGTGCCTGGCACCCGGGGAGGCCAAGAACACCTACGGCACCGGTAACTTCCTGCTGCTCAACACCGGCGAGAAGATCGTGCGCAGCGAAAACGGGCTGCTGACCACCGTGTGCTACCAGTTCGGGGACGCCAAACCCGTTTACGCCCTTGAGGGTTCGATCGCCGTCACCGGCTCGGCGGTGCAGTGGTTGCGCGATCAGCTGGGCATCATCAGCGGCGCTTCGCAGAGCGAGACGCTGGCCGCGCAGGTGCAGGACAACGGCGGGGTGTACTTCGTGCCGGCGTTCTCGGGACTGTTCGCCCCGTATTGGCGCTCGGACGCGCGCGGCGCGATCGTCGGGCTGTCCCGCTACAACTCGAATGCGCACGTGGCCCGCGCGACGTTGGAGGCGATCTGCTACCAGAGCCGCGACGTGGTCGATGCGATGGAAGCCGATTCCGGTGTGCACCTTGAGGTTCTGAAGGTCGACGGCGGTGTCACCCAGAACGAGTTGTGCATGCAGATTCAGGCCGATGTGCTCGGCGTGGACGTGGTGCGTCCGGTGGTCGCCGAGACGACGGCGCTGGGGGCGGCCTACGCCGCCGGGCTGGCGGTCGGATTCTGGTCGGATCCCGACGACCTGCGGGCCAATTGGCAGGAGGACCGTCGGTGGTCGCCGGCGTGGAACTCCGAGCAGCGCGAGGCCGGCTATGCCGGGTGGCGCAAAGCCGTCCAGCGCACGCTGGACTGGGTCGAGGTCTAG